A genomic stretch from Aminobacter aminovorans includes:
- the fdhF gene encoding formate dehydrogenase subunit alpha: MGLIHEIDFGTPASKSEKQVTLTVDGFEVTVPEGTSIMRASMEAGIAIPKLCATDMVDAFGSCRLCLVEIEGRNGTPSSCTTPVMPGMVVHTQTGRLKDIRKGVMELYISDHPLDCLTCAANGDCELQDMAGAVGLRDVRYGYEGDNHVRAKNDGLENFKWMAKDESNPYFTYDPSKCIVCSRCVRACEEVQGTFALTIEGRGFGSRVSPGAHELFLDSECVSCGACVQACPTATLTEKSVIEIGQPEHSVVTTCAYCGVGCSFKAEMRGDELVRMVPWKDGKANRGHSCVKGRFAYGYATHKERILNPMIREKITDPWREVSWEEALTHTAKEFRRIQYQYGRGAIGGITSSRCTNEETFLVQKLIRQGFGNNNVDTCARVCHSPTGYGLGQTYGTSAGTQDFDSVEDTDVALIIGANPASAHPVFASRLKKRLRAGAKLIVIDPRRTEMVKSAHIEAEHHLALKPGTNVAVVTAIAHVIVTEGLFDEKFIRERCDWSEFQDYAEFVSDPRHIPEEVEKLSGVPAETIRGAARLYATGGNGAIYYGLGVTEHSQGSTTVIGIANLAMLTGNIGRKGVGVNPLRGQNNVQGACDMGSFPHELPGYRHISGDAVRDIYDSLWGVKLDNEPGLRIPNMLDAAVDGTFKGIYIQGEDILQSDPDTKHVSAGLEAMECVVVQDLFLNETANYAHVFLPGSTFLEKDGTFTNAERRINRVRKVMAPKNGLADWEVTQRLAQAMGLNWNYKHPSEIMDEVAKTTPSFANVSYEFLEKMGSVQWPCNEKAPEGTPIMHIDGFVRGKGKFIRTEYVATDEKTGPRFPLLLTTGRILSQYNVGAQTRRTENVAWHAEDLLEIHPHDAEQRGLRDGDWVRLQSRAGETTLRAQITDRVSPGVVYTTFHHPDTQANVITTDFSDWATNCPEYKVTAVQVGASNGPSDWQKDYNEQAQQSRRIAGHLEAAE; encoded by the coding sequence ATGGGTCTCATTCATGAAATCGACTTCGGCACCCCTGCCTCCAAGTCAGAAAAACAGGTCACGCTGACCGTCGACGGCTTCGAGGTCACAGTGCCCGAAGGCACCTCGATCATGCGCGCTTCGATGGAAGCGGGCATTGCCATTCCGAAGCTCTGCGCCACCGACATGGTCGACGCCTTCGGCTCCTGCCGTCTGTGCCTGGTCGAGATCGAAGGCCGCAACGGCACGCCGTCGTCCTGCACGACGCCCGTCATGCCCGGCATGGTGGTGCACACCCAGACCGGCCGTCTCAAGGACATCCGCAAGGGCGTGATGGAGCTCTACATCTCCGATCACCCGCTCGACTGCCTGACCTGTGCTGCCAATGGCGACTGCGAATTGCAGGACATGGCGGGTGCTGTCGGCCTGCGCGACGTGCGCTACGGCTATGAAGGCGACAACCACGTTCGCGCCAAGAACGACGGCCTCGAAAACTTCAAGTGGATGGCCAAGGACGAGTCCAATCCGTACTTCACCTACGATCCGTCCAAGTGCATCGTCTGCTCGCGCTGCGTGCGGGCCTGCGAAGAGGTGCAGGGCACGTTTGCACTGACCATCGAAGGCCGCGGCTTCGGCAGCCGCGTTTCGCCCGGTGCGCATGAACTGTTCCTCGACAGCGAATGCGTGTCCTGCGGCGCCTGCGTGCAGGCCTGCCCGACGGCGACGCTGACTGAAAAGTCGGTAATCGAGATCGGCCAGCCCGAGCACTCGGTCGTCACCACCTGCGCCTATTGCGGCGTCGGCTGTTCGTTCAAGGCAGAGATGCGCGGCGACGAGCTGGTGCGCATGGTCCCGTGGAAGGACGGCAAGGCCAATCGTGGCCATTCCTGCGTCAAGGGCCGCTTCGCCTATGGTTATGCCACGCACAAGGAACGCATCCTCAACCCGATGATCCGCGAGAAGATCACCGATCCGTGGCGCGAAGTGTCATGGGAAGAGGCGCTGACGCATACGGCCAAGGAATTCCGCCGCATCCAATACCAGTATGGCCGCGGTGCCATCGGCGGCATCACCTCCTCGCGCTGCACCAATGAGGAAACGTTCCTCGTCCAGAAGCTGATCCGCCAGGGCTTCGGCAACAACAACGTCGACACCTGCGCCCGGGTCTGCCACTCGCCGACCGGCTACGGCCTCGGCCAGACCTACGGTACGTCGGCCGGCACCCAGGACTTCGACTCGGTCGAAGACACCGACGTCGCGCTGATCATCGGCGCCAACCCGGCATCGGCCCACCCGGTGTTCGCTTCGCGCCTGAAGAAGCGCCTGCGCGCCGGCGCCAAGCTGATTGTCATCGATCCGCGCCGCACCGAGATGGTGAAGTCGGCCCATATCGAGGCAGAGCACCACCTGGCGCTGAAGCCGGGCACGAACGTCGCCGTGGTTACCGCAATCGCGCATGTCATCGTCACCGAAGGCCTGTTCGACGAGAAGTTCATTCGCGAACGCTGCGACTGGTCGGAATTCCAGGATTACGCCGAGTTCGTCTCGGATCCGCGTCACATCCCCGAGGAAGTCGAAAAGCTTTCGGGCGTTCCGGCCGAGACCATCCGTGGTGCCGCGCGCCTCTACGCCACCGGCGGCAACGGCGCGATCTACTACGGCCTCGGCGTCACCGAGCACAGCCAAGGCTCGACGACCGTCATCGGCATCGCCAACCTCGCCATGCTGACCGGCAATATCGGCCGCAAGGGCGTCGGCGTAAACCCGCTGCGCGGCCAGAACAACGTTCAGGGCGCCTGCGACATGGGTTCGTTCCCGCACGAACTGCCGGGCTACCGCCACATCTCGGGCGACGCCGTGCGCGACATCTATGACAGCCTGTGGGGCGTCAAGCTCGACAACGAGCCGGGCCTGCGCATCCCCAACATGCTGGATGCCGCCGTCGACGGCACCTTCAAGGGCATCTACATCCAGGGCGAGGACATCCTGCAGTCGGACCCCGACACCAAACACGTGTCGGCCGGCCTGGAAGCCATGGAATGCGTCGTCGTGCAGGACCTGTTCCTGAACGAGACCGCCAATTACGCCCACGTCTTCCTGCCTGGCTCGACCTTCCTCGAAAAGGACGGCACCTTCACCAACGCCGAGCGCCGCATCAACCGCGTGCGCAAGGTAATGGCACCGAAGAACGGCCTTGCCGACTGGGAAGTGACGCAGCGCCTCGCCCAGGCGATGGGCCTGAACTGGAACTACAAGCACCCGTCCGAGATCATGGACGAGGTCGCCAAGACGACGCCAAGCTTCGCCAACGTCTCTTACGAGTTCCTGGAGAAGATGGGCTCGGTACAGTGGCCGTGCAACGAGAAGGCTCCGGAAGGCACGCCGATCATGCACATTGACGGCTTCGTCCGCGGCAAGGGCAAGTTCATCCGCACCGAGTATGTCGCGACCGACGAAAAGACCGGCCCGCGCTTCCCGCTGCTTTTGACCACCGGCCGCATCCTCAGCCAGTACAATGTCGGCGCGCAGACAAGGCGTACCGAGAACGTCGCATGGCACGCCGAGGATCTGCTGGAAATCCATCCGCACGACGCCGAACAGCGCGGCCTGCGCGACGGCGACTGGGTGCGGCTGCAGAGTCGTGCCGGCGAAACGACGCTCAGGGCACAGATCACCGACAGGGTGTCGCCGGGCGTCGTCTACACGACCTTCCACCACCCCGACACGCAGGCAAACGTCATCACCACCGACTTCTCGGACTGGGCAACAAACTGCCCCGAGTACAAGGTGACCGCGGTCCAGGTCGGCGCCTCCAACGGTCCTTCGGATTGGCAGAAGGACTACAACGAGCAGGCCCAGCAGAGCCGCCGCATCGCCGGCCATCTGGAAGCCGCGGAGTAG
- the fdhD gene encoding formate dehydrogenase accessory sulfurtransferase FdhD gives MTDRPAITQTSRLARRASGTTVANRMVPEETPVALSYGGTTHAVMMASPADFEDFALGFSLTEGIIGSVEEIESIEVLDVEAGIDIQIRLKDKANKRFEQRRRRLAGPVGCGLCGIESIEEAMRSVDDVHKSSSGLSADDIVQAVKLLSKAQPLHAETGAVHAAGFYVPGKGIVAAREDVGRHNALDKLAGALDKARIDGASGAVVVTSRVSVEMVQKTAAIGAPFIIAVSAPTALAIRTAEQAGMTLIALVRGDDFDIFTHPDRVTTGAAKNVA, from the coding sequence GTGACCGACCGGCCTGCCATCACCCAGACAAGCCGCCTCGCCCGCCGGGCGAGCGGCACCACGGTCGCCAATCGCATGGTGCCGGAGGAGACCCCGGTGGCGCTGTCCTATGGCGGCACCACCCATGCGGTGATGATGGCAAGCCCGGCCGATTTCGAGGATTTCGCGCTCGGCTTCTCGCTGACCGAAGGCATCATCGGCTCGGTTGAGGAGATCGAGTCGATCGAGGTGCTGGATGTCGAGGCGGGCATCGACATCCAGATCAGGCTCAAGGACAAGGCCAACAAGCGCTTCGAGCAGCGCCGCCGCCGGCTTGCCGGTCCCGTCGGTTGCGGCCTCTGTGGCATCGAATCTATCGAAGAGGCGATGCGTTCGGTCGACGACGTCCACAAGTCGTCGTCAGGGCTTTCCGCCGACGACATCGTGCAGGCGGTGAAGCTGCTCTCCAAGGCACAGCCGCTGCATGCCGAAACAGGTGCAGTGCACGCTGCCGGTTTCTACGTGCCGGGCAAGGGCATCGTTGCGGCGCGCGAAGACGTCGGCCGCCACAACGCGCTCGACAAGCTTGCCGGTGCGCTCGACAAGGCCAGGATTGACGGCGCCTCGGGTGCCGTGGTGGTGACCAGCCGCGTGTCGGTGGAAATGGTGCAGAAGACGGCGGCCATCGGCGCGCCCTTCATCATTGCCGTCTCGGCGCCGACGGCATTGGCCATCCGCACCGCCGAACAGGCCGGCATGACGCTGATCGCGCTCGTGCGCGGCGACGATTTCGACATCTTCACCCATCCAGACCGCGTGACCACCGGAGCCGCCAAAAATGTCGCATGA
- a CDS encoding formate dehydrogenase subunit delta: protein MSHEEHKMGTKEKLVYMANQIATFFESKPHDEGVAGVAKHINDFWDPRMRRQFFEMFDEGGKGMKPLVIDAAATIRRPRQDAA from the coding sequence ATGTCGCATGAAGAGCACAAGATGGGGACGAAGGAAAAGCTCGTCTACATGGCGAACCAGATCGCGACCTTCTTTGAATCCAAGCCGCATGACGAAGGCGTGGCCGGCGTCGCCAAGCACATCAACGATTTCTGGGATCCGCGCATGCGACGCCAGTTCTTCGAGATGTTCGACGAAGGCGGCAAGGGCATGAAGCCGCTGGTGATCGACGCCGCCGCAACGATCCGTCGCCCTAGGCAGGACGCGGCCTGA
- a CDS encoding alpha/beta fold hydrolase, translating to MAVPKPIATRYARSGDVRIAYQVVGQGPLDLVFVPGFISNLDLHWEDEGYSRLLSRLSAFSRLILFDKRGTGLSDRVDANALPSLETRMDDVRAVMDAAGSSRAAILGASEGAPMAILFAATYPQRTRSLVLYAGYAQFHKWVMDPARLQTFIKAAETSWGTGATLQNFAPGRVDDIRFAAWWARFERLSASPTAAAALARMNAEIDVRDALGSIRAQTLLIHRRNDARVDPEASRYLARNIRGARLCEIAGRDHPIWTGDVNRVADLIEEFLTGTHAPPDTERVLAALLATRVSDTARLGDRMWSERSLRFQETLRLLVGRHGGRIVDQYGDVAISRFDGPARAIRCAAALRDAAQGIGIASAQGVHVGEIETRGPPSGLTVRVAVKIAEHAERGGILASRLVSEIATSSGVHFVDAGRLALDDLEGPLALVEATSEQHLEPACRSRASAAVEPLALTARENEVVALIADGKSNAAIAIELSLSEHTVKRHVANILTKLDLPSRAAAAAFAVRQAGPDGP from the coding sequence ATGGCTGTGCCAAAGCCGATCGCTACTCGATATGCGCGCAGCGGTGACGTCCGGATCGCCTATCAGGTGGTTGGCCAGGGTCCGCTCGACCTCGTCTTCGTTCCCGGCTTCATCTCCAATCTCGACCTGCACTGGGAAGACGAAGGCTACAGCCGGCTGCTTTCGCGCCTGTCCGCCTTCTCGCGCCTGATCCTGTTCGACAAGCGCGGCACCGGGCTTTCCGACCGCGTCGATGCAAACGCTCTGCCAAGCCTCGAAACGCGCATGGACGACGTGCGCGCGGTGATGGATGCCGCCGGCTCCAGCCGTGCTGCGATCCTCGGCGCCTCCGAGGGTGCGCCGATGGCGATCCTGTTCGCCGCGACCTATCCCCAGAGAACGCGCTCGCTGGTGCTCTATGCCGGTTACGCCCAGTTCCACAAATGGGTGATGGACCCGGCCCGACTGCAAACCTTCATCAAAGCTGCAGAGACCAGTTGGGGCACAGGCGCCACGCTGCAGAACTTCGCCCCGGGCCGGGTCGACGATATCAGGTTCGCCGCCTGGTGGGCGCGCTTCGAGCGCTTGTCGGCAAGCCCGACGGCAGCGGCGGCACTGGCCCGGATGAACGCCGAAATCGACGTGCGCGATGCGCTGGGCAGTATCCGGGCGCAGACGCTGCTGATCCACCGCCGCAACGACGCCCGCGTCGACCCCGAGGCCAGCCGCTACCTCGCGCGGAATATCCGCGGCGCCCGGCTCTGCGAGATTGCCGGACGCGACCATCCGATCTGGACCGGCGATGTCAACCGCGTCGCCGACCTGATCGAGGAATTCCTGACCGGCACGCATGCACCGCCCGACACCGAGCGGGTGCTGGCGGCACTGCTGGCGACGCGCGTTTCGGACACTGCGCGGCTCGGCGACAGGATGTGGAGCGAACGCAGCCTGCGCTTCCAGGAAACGCTGCGCCTGCTTGTTGGCCGGCACGGCGGCCGTATCGTCGACCAGTATGGCGACGTGGCGATTTCGCGTTTCGACGGGCCGGCACGTGCCATACGGTGCGCGGCCGCACTGCGCGACGCGGCCCAGGGCATCGGCATCGCCAGTGCCCAGGGCGTGCATGTCGGCGAAATCGAAACGCGCGGCCCGCCCTCGGGGCTGACGGTGCGGGTCGCTGTGAAGATTGCCGAGCATGCCGAGCGCGGCGGCATTCTCGCATCGCGGCTTGTTTCAGAGATCGCGACCAGTTCGGGCGTGCATTTCGTCGACGCCGGCCGGCTGGCGCTCGACGATCTGGAGGGACCACTGGCGCTGGTCGAGGCGACGTCGGAACAGCACCTCGAACCGGCGTGCCGTAGCCGTGCGTCTGCTGCAGTAGAGCCGTTGGCACTGACGGCGCGCGAGAACGAGGTCGTGGCCCTCATCGCCGACGGCAAGAGCAATGCAGCCATCGCCATCGAACTCAGCCTCAGCGAACACACGGTGAAGCGCCATGTCGCCAACATCTTGACCAAGCTCGACCTGCCATCGCGCGCGGCGGCGGCGGCATTCGCGGTGAGACAGGCTGGCCCGGACGGGCCATAG
- a CDS encoding carboxymuconolactone decarboxylase family protein produces MTKASGMLTTLAMAAGLAVLTASSAGAEDASAAATYKDIEATLGSVPSFFKAFPETGIAGAWAEFKGIQLNPKTELNGKTKELLGLAVAAQIPCQYCIYFHTAAAKANGATDEEIREAVAMAAVVRHWSTVLNGMQVDYPQFKQEVDTAMAAAKAKSQ; encoded by the coding sequence ATGACAAAGGCAAGTGGAATGCTCACCACGCTGGCGATGGCGGCCGGTCTCGCCGTTTTGACCGCATCGAGCGCCGGCGCCGAAGATGCGTCGGCTGCGGCGACGTACAAGGACATCGAAGCCACGCTCGGTTCGGTCCCCAGCTTCTTCAAGGCATTTCCGGAAACCGGCATCGCAGGCGCCTGGGCCGAATTCAAGGGCATCCAGCTCAATCCAAAGACCGAGCTGAACGGCAAGACCAAGGAGTTACTCGGCCTCGCCGTCGCCGCCCAGATACCGTGCCAGTACTGCATCTATTTCCACACCGCAGCGGCCAAGGCCAATGGGGCCACCGACGAGGAAATCCGCGAGGCGGTGGCGATGGCGGCCGTCGTCCGCCACTGGTCGACGGTGCTGAATGGCATGCAGGTCGACTACCCCCAGTTCAAACAGGAGGTCGACACGGCAATGGCCGCCGCCAAGGCGAAGTCGCAATAG
- a CDS encoding nuclear transport factor 2 family protein: MLATKETVTGASIKKAIEGRDGPMLSSFYADDALVRVIDRNNPPSKPREIRGRAAITTFWDDICSRAMSHRVDLTIAQGDNLAFSQDCAYPDGTKVFCAAMLELKDGKIARQTVVQAWDE; the protein is encoded by the coding sequence ATGCTTGCCACCAAGGAAACCGTCACTGGCGCCTCGATCAAAAAAGCGATCGAAGGCCGCGACGGGCCGATGCTTTCCAGCTTCTACGCCGACGACGCGCTGGTGCGCGTCATCGACCGCAACAACCCGCCCAGCAAGCCGCGGGAAATCCGCGGCCGCGCGGCGATCACCACCTTCTGGGATGACATCTGCAGCCGCGCGATGAGCCATCGCGTCGACCTGACAATTGCGCAAGGCGACAATCTCGCCTTCTCGCAGGACTGCGCCTATCCCGACGGCACGAAGGTCTTCTGCGCTGCGATGCTGGAACTCAAGGACGGCAAGATCGCGCGGCAGACCGTCGTGCAGGCCTGGGACGAGTGA
- a CDS encoding DedA family protein, translating to MIPSFLGFGLLGAACLAFTEKISPVPPSHVLLLFLGMTAAPDVPMLVALMFATTFGSTLGSMIWYAGGNWLGADRADAAVRRFGKYIFLKHATYQRLTVAYRRNNFRASLIAQLVPVARTYLALEAGVLRLTFVPFALATVTGAFIWNAAFLIGGYLMRDSDHDPVTIGFRIVAIVVIAEIVFLLALRHSTRRTNDHPPGKTHP from the coding sequence ATGATTCCATCTTTTCTGGGCTTCGGTCTGCTCGGCGCGGCTTGTCTTGCTTTTACCGAGAAGATTTCGCCTGTCCCGCCGTCGCATGTGCTGCTGTTGTTTCTCGGCATGACGGCGGCGCCCGACGTTCCGATGCTGGTCGCGCTGATGTTCGCAACCACGTTCGGTTCGACGCTGGGATCGATGATCTGGTACGCCGGCGGCAACTGGTTGGGAGCTGACCGCGCCGATGCCGCCGTCAGGCGGTTCGGCAAATACATCTTCCTCAAGCACGCCACCTATCAGCGGCTGACGGTAGCCTATCGCCGCAACAACTTCCGCGCCTCGCTGATCGCGCAGCTGGTGCCGGTGGCGCGCACTTATCTCGCGCTGGAGGCAGGGGTGTTGCGGCTGACGTTCGTGCCCTTCGCGCTCGCAACGGTGACCGGCGCCTTCATCTGGAACGCCGCCTTTCTGATTGGCGGCTATCTGATGCGCGACAGTGACCACGATCCGGTGACCATCGGCTTCCGCATCGTCGCCATCGTCGTCATAGCCGAGATCGTCTTTCTGCTTGCGCTGCGGCACAGCACCCGGAGGACGAATGACCATCCCCCGGGCAAGACGCATCCTTAG
- a CDS encoding class I SAM-dependent methyltransferase, translating into MTQELGPETGPVLELGAGTGPFTRAMLARGIRESDMTLIEFNSDFAHLLRCRFPKSRVLEMDAAELRYRPIYDGPVAGAAVSGLPFLAIPPRQTLAILEGIFANLRPEGALYLFTYGFRCPIDQPLLDRLDLEVTRIGHTFRNLPPAAVYRITRMKPAKSYDWRFS; encoded by the coding sequence ATGACCCAGGAGCTCGGCCCCGAGACCGGACCGGTCCTCGAACTCGGCGCCGGCACCGGCCCGTTCACCCGCGCCATGCTGGCCCGCGGGATCAGGGAAAGCGATATGACGCTGATCGAGTTCAACAGCGATTTCGCCCATTTGCTCAGGTGCCGCTTCCCCAAGTCGCGGGTGCTGGAAATGGATGCAGCCGAGCTGCGCTACCGGCCGATCTATGACGGTCCGGTCGCTGGCGCGGCCGTCAGCGGCCTGCCGTTCCTGGCGATTCCGCCACGCCAGACGCTCGCCATCCTCGAGGGCATTTTCGCCAATCTCAGGCCCGAAGGAGCGCTGTACCTATTCACATACGGCTTCCGGTGCCCTATTGATCAGCCGCTTCTCGACAGGCTCGATCTCGAAGTGACGCGCATTGGCCATACCTTCCGCAACCTGCCGCCGGCGGCTGTCTATCGGATCACAAGGATGAAGCCGGCAAAGAGTTACGACTGGCGCTTTTCATGA
- a CDS encoding response regulator transcription factor: MRILLVEDEPELASALKTALRRYDMVVDHAASLLEAGDFAASENYDAILLDRQLPDGDGLTLVPKIRARGNATPVLVLTARSDTSDKVDGLDMGADDYLAKPFAFEELLARLRALLRRPANVQTQVIRAGDLSFDLGHREVMVRGEPLTLPRRELLVLEALLRRTGRMVQRSSLMEAVFGLDDEIQSNALDTHVSRLRRKLAEADGKVEINGVRGVGYLLREIS; encoded by the coding sequence ATGCGCATACTGCTTGTGGAAGACGAGCCAGAACTGGCGTCGGCTTTGAAAACGGCGTTGCGGCGATACGACATGGTGGTGGATCACGCCGCGTCGCTGCTGGAGGCCGGCGACTTTGCGGCCAGCGAGAATTACGACGCGATCCTGCTCGACCGGCAGTTGCCCGACGGCGACGGCCTGACGCTGGTGCCGAAGATACGTGCACGCGGCAACGCAACGCCGGTCCTGGTGCTGACGGCGCGCAGCGACACCTCCGACAAGGTCGACGGGCTCGACATGGGTGCCGATGACTACCTGGCCAAGCCCTTTGCCTTCGAGGAACTGCTGGCTCGGCTGCGCGCTCTGCTGCGCCGGCCGGCGAATGTTCAGACGCAGGTCATACGTGCCGGCGACCTGTCATTCGATCTCGGCCATCGCGAGGTCATGGTTCGCGGCGAGCCGCTGACCCTGCCGCGTCGCGAGCTGCTGGTGCTGGAAGCGCTGCTGCGGCGGACCGGCCGCATGGTACAGCGTTCGTCGCTGATGGAAGCGGTGTTCGGCCTCGACGACGAGATCCAGTCCAATGCCCTCGACACACATGTGTCGCGGCTCCGACGCAAGCTGGCTGAAGCCGACGGCAAGGTCGAGATCAATGGCGTGCGCGGCGTCGGCTACCTTCTTCGCGAGATTTCATGA
- a CDS encoding sensor histidine kinase — MRLARLLLYVQRFFRPRSLKWQLVWRLVVLQVVLLTLMIVILLAGLTIAGVIPDNYEGRAIDVLRKTVRKDEAGKLTLKEGPLLTGLRAEVPNLWFIVRDTEGNKISEGQVPRLLTDIPSALDYINDATFVKQFGGTQTSATVQWADTAAGRVQIFTGAQGEFHYMALLSITPELFTDIILPVGGVMGLATLIVIPLVVRNAFKGMRRAATLAEKIDVEERGVRLPIEGIPTEISPLVRAVNGALDRLDKGYERHKRFLIDAAHELRTPVAILNTRITSLPATPERARLLQDTARLSTLTDQLLDIQRLGRQTQQFTRFDLVAVARGVVVDLAPMAFAAGYEMSFEPARGELFANGDRTAVERAVANLVQNAVEHGGNAGRITIGVNSPATIEVSDEGEGVPAAEREKIFEPFYRLRPRGHGAGLGLNLVHEIMQIHGGRIELAGSDRKGACFRLVFAQA; from the coding sequence ATGAGACTTGCGCGTCTGCTTCTCTACGTCCAGCGCTTCTTCCGACCACGCTCGCTGAAGTGGCAGCTGGTGTGGCGCCTGGTGGTGTTGCAGGTCGTGCTACTGACGCTGATGATCGTTATCCTGCTCGCCGGGCTGACCATCGCCGGCGTGATCCCGGACAATTATGAGGGACGGGCGATCGACGTGTTGCGCAAGACCGTGCGCAAGGACGAGGCGGGCAAGCTGACGCTCAAGGAAGGGCCGCTGCTCACCGGATTGCGCGCCGAGGTTCCAAACCTCTGGTTTATCGTGCGGGATACGGAAGGCAACAAGATCTCCGAAGGCCAGGTACCCCGCCTGCTGACCGACATTCCTTCTGCGCTCGACTACATCAACGACGCGACCTTTGTGAAGCAGTTTGGCGGCACGCAGACGTCGGCGACCGTCCAGTGGGCCGATACCGCGGCTGGCCGCGTGCAGATCTTTACCGGGGCGCAAGGTGAGTTTCACTACATGGCGCTGTTGTCGATAACCCCGGAGCTGTTCACCGACATCATCCTGCCCGTCGGTGGCGTGATGGGGTTGGCGACTTTGATCGTCATTCCGCTCGTTGTGCGCAACGCCTTCAAGGGTATGCGGCGTGCTGCCACTCTGGCCGAGAAGATCGACGTAGAAGAACGTGGCGTCCGACTGCCGATCGAGGGCATCCCGACCGAAATATCGCCGCTGGTCAGGGCCGTCAACGGCGCACTCGACCGTCTCGACAAGGGTTATGAGCGTCACAAACGCTTCCTGATCGACGCCGCGCATGAGTTGCGCACGCCGGTCGCCATCCTCAACACCCGCATCACCTCGCTGCCGGCGACGCCCGAACGGGCGCGGCTGCTGCAGGATACGGCGCGGCTGTCGACGCTGACGGACCAGCTTCTCGACATCCAGCGCCTCGGCCGCCAGACACAGCAATTCACCCGCTTCGACCTGGTGGCGGTGGCGCGCGGGGTCGTCGTCGACCTGGCGCCGATGGCCTTCGCCGCCGGCTACGAGATGTCGTTCGAACCGGCACGCGGCGAGCTGTTCGCCAATGGCGACCGCACCGCCGTCGAGCGCGCTGTCGCCAATCTGGTGCAGAACGCCGTCGAGCACGGCGGCAACGCCGGCAGGATCACCATCGGCGTCAACAGCCCGGCCACGATCGAGGTTTCGGACGAGGGCGAGGGCGTGCCGGCGGCGGAGCGGGAAAAGATCTTCGAGCCGTTCTACCGCCTGCGCCCGCGCGGACATGGCGCCGGCCTCGGCCTAAACCTCGTGCACGAGATCATGCAGATCCATGGCGGCCGCATAGAGCTCGCCGGCAGCGACAGGAAGGGCGCCTGCTTCAGGCTGGTCTTCGCACAGGCCTGA